A genomic window from Quercus lobata isolate SW786 chromosome 10, ValleyOak3.0 Primary Assembly, whole genome shotgun sequence includes:
- the LOC115962967 gene encoding probable F-box protein At4g22030 translates to MASVLLLPSSSSSCCCSRKINAAIYVPKLPKLSLSLPKIPMRNLGEELKTRDGFINTIPVEKINHVIDDRSHNSSTKIVSTQLNAILEAVADRVEMHANIGEQRDNWNILLLNSINMMILTAATMAGVAATAGGIGMPLLALKLSTTLLYSTATGMLLIMNKIQPSQLAEEQRNATRLFKQLQSQIQTMLAIGTPTQEDVKEVMEKVLALDKAYPFPLLGAMLEKFPAKFEPAVWWPKNQVLQKKNFLHEGKQCNNGWTEELEMEMREIVKVVEREDSEDYVRLGNLALKINKTLAISGPLLTGIAALGSAFVGNGSWAPIVAVAAGALASTVNAFEHGGQVGMVIEMYRNCGGFFQLLQESIETTLEERDLEKRENGEFFEMKVALKLGRSLSQLRELARKSASSHVDEFASKLF, encoded by the coding sequence ATGGCTTCAGTTCTTCTATTaccttcatcatcttcttcatgTTGTTGTTCGAGGAAAATCAATGCTGCTATTTATGTCCCAAAGcttccaaaactctctctctcacttccaAAAATACCAATGAGAAATCTAGGTGAGGAACTGAAGACAAGAGATGGGTTCATAAACACAATCCCGGTAGAAAAGATCAATCATGTCATTGATGATAGATCACACAACTCCAGTACAAAAATTGTTTCCACTCAACTCAATGCTATCTTAGAGGCTGTAGCTGATAGAGTAGAGATGCATGCCAACATTGGGGAACAACGTGACAATTGGAACATCCTTCTTCTAAACTCCATTAACATGATGATTCTCACTGCCGCAACAATGGCTGGTGTTGCAGCCACAGCTGGGGGCATTGGAATGCCCCTTTTGGCATTGAAATTATCGACTACTCTTTTGTATTCCACGGCCACAGGAATGTTGCTAATAATGAACAAAATTCAGCCTTCACAGCTGGCTGAAGAACAACGTAATGCTACAAGATTGTTCAAGCAGCTCCAGAGCCAAATTCAAACCATGCTCGCCATTGGAACTCCAACTCAAGAAGATGTGAAGGAGGTGATGGAAAAAGTTTTGGCACTTGATAAAGCCTACCCATTTCCCTTGCTGGGTGCAATGCTTGAAAAATTCCCTGCAAAGTTTGAGCCAGCTGTTTGGTGGCCTAAAAATCAAGtactacaaaagaaaaacttcTTACATGAAGGCAAACAATGTAACAATGGATGGACTGAGGAACTTGAAATGGAAATGCGAGAGATTGTGAAGGTGGTGGAGAGAGAAGACAGTGAGGACTACGTAAGACTTGGCAACTTGGCATTGAAGATCAACAAGACTTTAGCTATCTCAGGTCCATTACTCACAGGCATTGCAGCATTGGGCTCAGCTTTTGTTGGTAATGGATCATGGGCACCAATAGTAGCAGTGGCTGCTGGGGCTTTAGCTAGCACAGTTAATGCTTTTGAGCATGGTGGACAAGTCGGGATGGTGATTGAGATGTATAGAAACTGTGGTGGCTTTTTCCAGTTACTGCAAGAATCAATTGAAACCACACTTGAGGAAAGAGATttggagaaaagagaaaatggggaattttttgaaatgaaggTGGCTTTGAAACTTGGGAGAAGCTTATCACAACTCAGAGAACTTGCTAGAAAGTCAGCTTCTTCTCATGTAGACGAATTCGCAAGCAAACTTTTCTAG